A window from Methylocystis sp. MJC1 encodes these proteins:
- the chpT gene encoding histidine phosphotransferase ChpT, with product MTQFSLDALDLAALLSSRVCHDVISPVGAIVNGLEVMEDKDMDAEMRSHALALIKSSAGEASARLQFCRLAFGAAGSKGASIDTGDAELVTRQLLADERTQLNWSVPRALMSKNKVKLLLNLCLMADATIPRGGVISVSSSGDEENVSFKIEAKGTNARLAATIPALLAGETEEGSLDARAIQPYYAGLVAKACGLDVTVAAEPELVTIEAKPAAVSAASQEPQSAVA from the coding sequence ATGACCCAGTTCTCGCTCGACGCCCTCGATCTCGCGGCCCTGCTGTCCTCGCGGGTCTGCCATGACGTGATCTCTCCCGTCGGCGCGATCGTCAACGGGCTCGAAGTGATGGAAGACAAGGATATGGACGCCGAGATGCGCAGTCATGCGCTGGCGCTCATCAAATCCAGCGCCGGCGAGGCTTCTGCGCGGCTGCAGTTCTGCCGCCTCGCCTTCGGCGCCGCCGGCTCCAAGGGCGCGTCGATCGATACGGGCGACGCCGAGCTTGTCACCCGCCAGCTTCTCGCCGACGAGCGCACCCAGCTCAACTGGAGCGTCCCGCGCGCGCTGATGTCGAAAAACAAGGTCAAGCTGCTGCTCAATCTATGCTTGATGGCGGACGCGACCATCCCGCGCGGCGGCGTGATCTCGGTTTCCTCGTCCGGCGACGAGGAAAACGTTTCCTTCAAGATCGAGGCCAAGGGGACGAACGCCCGTCTTGCCGCCACGATCCCCGCCTTGCTCGCGGGCGAGACGGAAGAAGGGTCGCTCGATGCGCGCGCGATCCAGCCCTATTACGCGGGTCTCGTCGCCAAGGCCTGCGGGCTGGATGTGACCGTGGCAGCCGAGCCGGAGCTCGTGACGATCGAAGCCAAGCCCGCAGCCGTCAGCGCCGCGTCGCAGGAGCCGCAGAGCGCGGTCGCGTAA
- a CDS encoding response regulator: protein MKQVLVVDDSAVIRKVARRILEGLHFRTSEAPDGKTALAECEKSMPDAILLDWNMPEMDGFEFLCALRKMPGGAAPKVVFCTTENEVGHIARAMHAGADEYIMKPFDQNIVRSKFEEIGLV from the coding sequence ATGAAACAAGTTCTCGTCGTGGACGACTCCGCCGTGATCCGCAAGGTCGCGCGTCGCATTCTCGAAGGATTGCATTTCCGCACCAGCGAGGCGCCGGACGGCAAGACCGCGCTTGCGGAATGCGAGAAGTCCATGCCGGACGCCATTCTGCTCGACTGGAACATGCCGGAGATGGACGGCTTCGAATTTCTCTGCGCGCTGCGCAAAATGCCGGGCGGCGCGGCGCCGAAGGTCGTCTTCTGCACCACGGAAAACGAAGTGGGACATATCGCCCGCGCCATGCATGCGGGCGCCGACGAATATATCATGAAGCCCTTCGACCAGAATATCGTGCGTTCTAAATTCGAGGAAATCGGCCTCGTCTGA
- a CDS encoding CheR family methyltransferase, with protein sequence MSLAFARFRRQIALATGIAFGADKQYLVESRLAPVMRAHGLADFADLVDAFERGDNDPLMRDVIDALTTNETFFYRDRTPFENFRTQLLPSLLVSRAKERRLRFWCAACSTGQEAYSLAMLLENEAAALRGWRLDILATDLSTRAVETARNGRYSQFEVQRGLSTNLLLRHFHRAGASWRVNEHLRARIDFRDFSLLSDYAALGAFDVIFCRNVLMYFEPETKRAVLARLAGALNESGYLFLGASETAAEANAFFSQTTPDGIWQTRRRAQPQLRLA encoded by the coding sequence ATGAGTCTCGCCTTTGCGCGCTTTCGCCGTCAGATCGCTCTTGCCACCGGCATCGCTTTCGGCGCGGACAAGCAGTATCTCGTCGAAAGCCGCTTGGCGCCTGTCATGCGGGCGCATGGCCTTGCCGACTTCGCCGATCTCGTTGACGCTTTCGAGCGCGGTGATAATGACCCGCTGATGCGCGACGTCATCGACGCGCTGACCACCAATGAAACCTTCTTTTACCGCGATCGAACGCCGTTCGAGAATTTCAGGACGCAGCTTCTTCCGAGCCTGCTTGTCTCGCGCGCGAAAGAGCGTCGGCTGCGTTTCTGGTGCGCCGCCTGCTCGACCGGTCAGGAAGCCTATTCGCTCGCGATGCTACTGGAAAACGAGGCGGCGGCGCTGCGCGGCTGGAGGCTCGATATTCTCGCCACCGATCTCTCGACGCGCGCCGTCGAGACGGCGCGCAATGGACGCTACAGCCAATTCGAAGTGCAGCGGGGCCTTTCGACGAACCTTCTATTGCGTCACTTCCACCGCGCCGGCGCAAGCTGGCGCGTGAACGAACATCTACGCGCGCGCATCGACTTTCGCGATTTCAGCTTGCTTTCCGATTATGCGGCGCTCGGCGCCTTCGATGTCATCTTCTGCCGCAATGTTTTGATGTATTTCGAGCCGGAAACGAAGCGCGCCGTGCTCGCGCGCCTTGCCGGCGCGTTGAACGAGAGCGGGTACCTGTTCCTCGGCGCCTCGGAGACGGCCGCCGAGGCTAACGCCTTTTTCTCGCAGACAACGCCCGATGGCATTTGGCAAACGCGCCGTCGGGCGCAGCCGCAGTTGCGCCTGGCTTGA
- a CDS encoding DUF1134 domain-containing protein — protein sequence MSVSSSSRRDLIRLAAAAAASAALPSLARAVQRPESYTSGEIVENGHHFFGSISRGLAEGLERANKQWGKPNAYILGQEAGGAFVGGVRYGEGTMFTRNAGQKRVYWQGPSIGFDAGADGDRTMMLVYNLPDVEAIYRRYAGVNGSAYLVGGLGFTALNNEDVVVMPVRSGVGARLGVALGYLKFTPDSTWNPF from the coding sequence ATGAGCGTTTCGTCTTCCTCCCGCCGCGACCTCATCCGTCTCGCCGCCGCCGCTGCGGCCAGCGCCGCGCTTCCCTCCCTCGCGCGCGCCGTGCAGCGGCCCGAAAGCTATACGAGCGGCGAGATCGTCGAGAACGGCCATCACTTTTTCGGCTCCATCTCGCGCGGCCTCGCCGAAGGGCTGGAGCGCGCCAACAAGCAATGGGGCAAGCCCAACGCCTATATTCTCGGCCAGGAGGCCGGCGGCGCCTTCGTCGGCGGGGTGCGTTACGGCGAAGGCACGATGTTCACGCGCAATGCCGGGCAGAAGCGCGTCTATTGGCAGGGTCCGTCGATCGGCTTCGACGCCGGCGCCGACGGCGACCGCACCATGATGCTGGTCTATAACCTGCCCGACGTCGAGGCGATCTACCGCCGCTACGCGGGCGTCAATGGCTCGGCCTATCTCGTCGGCGGATTAGGCTTCACCGCGCTAAATAACGAGGACGTCGTCGTGATGCCGGTGCGCTCGGGCGTCGGCGCGCGTCTCGGCGTCGCGCTCGGCTATCTGAAGTTCACGCCGGATTCGACCTGGAACCCCTTCTGA
- the ctrA gene encoding response regulator transcription factor CtrA, producing MRVLLIEDDSATAQSIELMLKSENFNVYTTDLGEEGIDLGKLYDYDIILLDLNLPDMSGYEVLRHLRVAKVKTPILILSGLAGIEDKVKGLGFGADDYLTKPFHKDELVARIHAIVRRSKGHAQSVITTGDLIVNLDQKTVEVGGARVHLTGKEYQMLELLSLRKGTTLTKEMFLNHLYGGMDEPELKIIDVFICKLRKKLANASDGRNYIETVWGRGYVLREPSEADERITA from the coding sequence ATGCGCGTTTTATTAATCGAAGACGACAGCGCGACGGCTCAAAGCATCGAGCTCATGCTCAAATCCGAGAATTTCAACGTCTACACGACGGATCTCGGCGAAGAAGGCATCGACCTCGGCAAGCTCTACGATTACGACATCATCCTTCTCGATCTGAACCTCCCCGACATGTCGGGTTATGAGGTCCTGCGCCATCTGCGCGTCGCGAAGGTGAAGACCCCCATCCTCATTCTCTCCGGCCTCGCCGGCATCGAAGACAAGGTAAAGGGTCTCGGCTTCGGCGCCGACGACTATCTGACCAAGCCCTTCCACAAGGACGAGCTCGTCGCCCGCATTCACGCCATCGTCCGCCGCTCCAAGGGCCATGCGCAGTCGGTCATCACCACGGGCGATCTCATCGTCAATCTCGACCAGAAGACCGTCGAAGTGGGCGGCGCTCGCGTGCATCTGACCGGCAAGGAATATCAGATGCTCGAGCTCCTTTCGCTGCGCAAGGGCACAACGCTGACCAAAGAGATGTTCCTCAATCATCTCTACGGCGGCATGGACGAGCCGGAGCTCAAGATCATCGACGTCTTCATCTGCAAGTTGCGCAAGAAGCTCGCCAACGCCAGCGACGGCCGCAATTACATCGAAACGGTCTGGGGCCGCGGCTATGTGCTGCGCGAGCCGAGCGAAGCCGACGAGCGCATCACCGCCTGA
- a CDS encoding hybrid sensor histidine kinase/response regulator, protein MDDLLKDFLQEATEHIDATSVELLRFEKDQTDPALVASLFRHIHTIKGSSGFLSLPRVARLTHATETLIGRLRDGATATSAHVSLILAAVDRLSMLLLEIARNEVEPEGDDRALLVQLEQGAASLRPKETLASHDAKLPATPPQGTSPAENISGLGVARLSDTVRVSVGVLDRLVGIVSELVLTRNQLLELSSAGDDEIIKAAVQSLSSVTGDLQDAVMQVRMQPVERLFATLPRLVRDLSLELGKKIELVTLGGDTELDRQVIELIRAPLTHIIRNAADHGIETGAERLALGKPEAGRIRVSATYDAGQITIEIKDDGRGLDRDAIKAKASALGLATKESLARMNDADIFEFVMLPGFSTAPSITKISGRGVGMDVVRANIQSIGGAVFINSAAGKGSTVILRIPLTLAIAPALILSCGRSRFAVLQMAVIEVVGVGEGFDHQIQLIHNAPVLRLRGDALPLVDLAEVLDLHAPDNASRRDGYAVILRVGGVRFGLLVETIADVQEIVIEPLAGPLARIGVFSGQTILGDGGVALILDPAAIMETVGLDNLAAPARPALVAPPAPEREKTRIILLRAGGGPLKALPLSLVMRIEEVTADCFVASGDGYAMLYEKRLLPIFPAAGGMQLDASRAYPILVLAGAGQAIGLFVEEVIDVLEEELSFQKKSADPRIIGTVSINGQIVEVLDVAHFIETADPGILTRGINKRPRILLVDDKQFFRDMLAPVLLAAGYDVTTAASGHEALDLVEGGLRIDAAVTDIDMPDMDGYALARALLQAPGRVDLPVVALAPQKTAKCLEAAALCGVRALVGKFDRRALVETLGALLDGVAASGEHIERRIMAEAAA, encoded by the coding sequence ATGGACGATCTGCTCAAGGATTTTCTTCAGGAGGCGACAGAGCACATCGACGCGACGTCGGTGGAGCTGCTGCGTTTCGAGAAGGATCAGACAGACCCGGCCCTCGTCGCCAGCCTTTTCCGCCACATCCACACCATCAAGGGGTCGAGCGGCTTTCTGAGCCTGCCGCGCGTTGCGCGGCTGACCCACGCCACGGAGACGTTGATCGGGCGGCTTCGCGACGGCGCGACGGCGACCTCCGCTCATGTGTCGCTGATTCTTGCTGCGGTCGACCGCCTGTCGATGTTGCTTCTCGAAATCGCCCGCAACGAGGTCGAGCCCGAAGGGGACGACAGGGCGTTGTTGGTGCAGCTGGAGCAGGGCGCCGCAAGCCTTCGACCAAAAGAGACGCTTGCGTCGCACGACGCCAAGCTGCCCGCCACGCCGCCGCAGGGGACGAGCCCGGCGGAAAATATTTCCGGCCTCGGCGTCGCCCGGCTGAGCGATACGGTGCGCGTGTCGGTCGGCGTGCTCGACCGATTGGTGGGGATCGTCTCGGAGCTGGTGTTGACCCGCAACCAGCTTCTCGAACTCTCGAGCGCCGGCGACGACGAAATCATAAAGGCCGCCGTGCAGAGCCTGTCGAGTGTCACCGGCGACCTGCAGGACGCGGTGATGCAGGTGCGCATGCAGCCGGTCGAGCGGCTTTTCGCGACGCTGCCGCGCCTCGTGCGCGACCTGTCCCTCGAGCTCGGTAAGAAGATCGAACTCGTCACGCTCGGCGGCGACACGGAGCTGGATCGCCAGGTCATCGAGCTCATCCGCGCGCCGCTCACGCATATCATCCGCAACGCGGCGGATCATGGGATCGAGACAGGCGCAGAGCGTCTGGCGCTCGGCAAGCCGGAAGCCGGCCGAATTCGCGTCAGCGCGACTTACGACGCAGGACAGATCACTATCGAAATCAAGGATGACGGCCGCGGCCTCGATCGCGACGCCATCAAGGCGAAGGCGAGCGCGCTGGGGCTCGCCACGAAAGAGTCGCTCGCACGGATGAACGACGCCGACATTTTCGAATTCGTGATGCTGCCCGGCTTTTCGACGGCGCCGAGCATTACGAAAATCTCGGGCCGCGGCGTCGGCATGGATGTCGTGCGCGCCAATATCCAGTCGATCGGCGGCGCGGTTTTCATCAATTCGGCGGCGGGCAAGGGCTCGACCGTCATTTTGCGCATTCCGCTGACGCTCGCCATCGCGCCGGCGCTGATCCTATCTTGCGGCCGTTCCCGCTTCGCCGTCCTGCAAATGGCGGTGATCGAGGTTGTCGGCGTCGGCGAAGGCTTCGACCACCAAATTCAACTGATCCACAACGCGCCCGTCTTGCGCCTGCGCGGCGACGCGCTGCCCCTGGTCGATCTCGCGGAAGTTCTCGACCTCCATGCGCCGGACAATGCGTCGCGGCGCGACGGCTACGCCGTCATCCTCCGCGTGGGCGGAGTGCGGTTCGGCCTTCTGGTCGAAACCATCGCGGATGTTCAGGAGATCGTCATCGAGCCGCTCGCCGGACCGCTCGCGCGCATCGGGGTCTTCTCCGGCCAGACGATTCTCGGCGACGGCGGCGTCGCGCTGATCCTCGATCCTGCGGCGATCATGGAAACCGTGGGCCTCGACAACCTTGCCGCGCCGGCGCGCCCGGCGCTCGTCGCGCCACCCGCGCCCGAGCGCGAGAAGACACGGATCATTCTGCTGCGCGCAGGCGGCGGACCCTTGAAGGCCTTGCCGCTGTCGCTCGTCATGCGCATCGAGGAAGTGACCGCCGACTGCTTTGTCGCTTCAGGCGATGGCTACGCGATGCTCTACGAAAAACGGCTATTGCCGATCTTTCCGGCGGCGGGTGGCATGCAGCTCGACGCTTCGCGCGCTTATCCCATCCTCGTTCTTGCGGGGGCCGGGCAGGCGATCGGGCTCTTCGTCGAGGAAGTTATCGACGTGCTCGAGGAAGAATTATCCTTCCAGAAGAAAAGCGCCGATCCGAGAATCATCGGCACGGTGAGCATAAACGGCCAGATCGTCGAGGTGCTCGACGTCGCGCATTTCATCGAGACCGCCGATCCGGGCATACTGACGCGCGGGATCAATAAGCGGCCGCGAATCCTGCTTGTCGATGACAAGCAATTCTTCCGCGACATGCTGGCGCCTGTCCTGCTCGCGGCCGGCTATGACGTGACGACGGCGGCCTCCGGCCATGAGGCGCTCGACCTCGTCGAAGGCGGGCTGCGCATCGACGCGGCCGTGACCGACATCGATATGCCCGACATGGACGGTTATGCGCTGGCGCGCGCCTTGTTGCAGGCGCCGGGGCGCGTGGATTTGCCCGTCGTCGCGCTCGCCCCGCAAAAGACGGCGAAATGCCTGGAGGCCGCGGCTCTCTGTGGCGTGCGCGCCCTCGTCGGTAAATTCGACAGGCGGGCGCTGGTCGAAACGCTCGGGGCGCTGCTCGACGGCGTCGCCGCTTCGGGCGAACATATCGAGCGGCGCATCATGGCGGAGGCGGCGGCATGA
- a CDS encoding EVE domain-containing protein codes for MAHWLLKSEPSKWSWDQQVEAGAKGTFWNGVRNHLAKKHLMAMKKGERGFFYHSNEERAIVGIIEIIKEYYPDHTDETGKFGMVDVKAVKPLKKPVTLAQIKSEPRLAEMVLVNNSRLSVQPVTDEEWAVVMELAG; via the coding sequence ATGGCGCATTGGCTTTTGAAAAGCGAACCCTCGAAATGGTCCTGGGACCAGCAGGTCGAGGCGGGAGCGAAAGGCACGTTCTGGAACGGCGTGCGCAACCATCTCGCCAAGAAACATCTGATGGCGATGAAGAAGGGCGAACGCGGCTTCTTCTACCACTCCAACGAAGAGCGGGCGATCGTCGGGATCATCGAGATCATCAAGGAATATTACCCCGATCACACCGACGAGACCGGCAAATTCGGCATGGTCGACGTGAAGGCGGTGAAGCCTTTGAAGAAGCCCGTCACGCTGGCGCAAATCAAGTCCGAGCCGCGGCTCGCCGAGATGGTGCTCGTCAATAATTCGCGGCTCTCTGTCCAGCCGGTGACGGATGAGGAATGGGCGGTCGTGATGGAGCTGGCGGGCTAA
- a CDS encoding YciI family protein: MLFVALCFDKPGHVDLRMSTRAAHLTFLDAHAAQVKLGGPFVENDKPVGSMLILDCPDEASARALLAQDPYAHAGLFERVELKAWKRVVGAEL, translated from the coding sequence TTGCTCTTCGTCGCCCTTTGCTTCGACAAGCCCGGTCACGTCGACCTGCGCATGTCCACCCGCGCCGCCCATCTCACCTTTCTCGACGCGCATGCGGCGCAAGTGAAGCTCGGCGGGCCCTTTGTCGAGAACGACAAGCCGGTCGGCTCCATGCTCATCCTCGACTGTCCCGATGAAGCCTCGGCCCGCGCCTTGCTTGCGCAAGATCCTTACGCGCATGCCGGCCTTTTCGAGCGCGTCGAACTGAAGGCCTGGAAGCGCGTCGTGGGCGCGGAGCTATAG
- a CDS encoding ion channel yields MPFDASDKLPAKTGARSRRASLAADRIVALGLRHSFWLDLHHRAVTARWPTFFAAAAAVFVLFNLAFTGLYLLGDDPIANARPGSFIDYFFFSVETFATVGYGDMHPRTYYGHALAAAGAFIGVCALAVTTGLVFTRFARPRARILFARTPVLANFNGAPTLMIRFANQRHNMILDANAELWLLRLESSAEGALYRRFHRLALTRDESPIFSLSWTIMHVVDAASPLHGLSSDDLAESEASLILIFEGQDETSSQTLRARMTYPLCEVAVGKEYVDILGADESGAAIIDYALFHETRASGPV; encoded by the coding sequence TTGCCCTTCGACGCGTCGGACAAACTTCCCGCGAAAACCGGCGCCCGCTCGCGTCGGGCAAGCCTCGCCGCCGACCGCATCGTCGCGCTTGGCCTCAGGCATAGTTTCTGGCTCGACCTGCATCACCGCGCCGTCACGGCGCGCTGGCCGACCTTTTTCGCGGCCGCGGCGGCTGTCTTCGTTCTCTTCAACCTTGCCTTCACGGGCCTTTACTTGCTGGGCGACGACCCCATCGCCAACGCCCGGCCCGGCAGTTTCATCGACTACTTCTTCTTCAGCGTGGAGACCTTCGCCACCGTCGGCTATGGCGACATGCATCCGCGCACCTATTATGGCCACGCCCTCGCGGCGGCCGGCGCCTTCATCGGCGTCTGCGCGCTGGCGGTGACGACGGGGCTGGTCTTCACCCGCTTCGCCCGGCCCCGCGCGCGCATCCTTTTCGCCCGCACGCCGGTCCTCGCAAATTTCAACGGCGCGCCCACGCTGATGATCCGCTTCGCCAATCAGCGCCATAATATGATCCTCGACGCGAATGCCGAGCTTTGGCTCCTGCGGCTCGAAAGCTCGGCGGAGGGGGCGCTCTATCGCCGCTTCCATCGCCTCGCGCTGACGCGCGACGAGAGCCCAATTTTCTCGCTGAGCTGGACAATCATGCATGTCGTCGACGCGGCAAGTCCGCTACACGGGCTGTCATCGGACGACCTTGCTGAGAGCGAAGCCAGCCTCATCCTGATCTTTGAGGGCCAGGACGAGACATCGAGCCAGACGTTGCGCGCGCGCATGACTTATCCGCTCTGTGAGGTGGCGGTCGGGAAGGAATATGTCGACATCCTCGGCGCCGACGAAAGCGGAGCGGCAATCATCGACTACGCGCTCTTCCATGAGACGCGCGCCAGCGGGCCGGTTTGA
- the cysQ gene encoding 3'(2'),5'-bisphosphate nucleotidase CysQ, translating into MTDHWTTPTFSPTDRAGLARLFGDLVVGAGALAMEVLARPNVESRLKDDKSPVTEADERVEDYLLAALARDLPGVPIIAEEAAARGETAPHGEAFLLIDPIDGTREFLARSPEFTVNLALVVDGAPVAGAISAPAGSKVWFGGVDSFMADAAPGGALPASQDWRRLHTRKAPAQGMTALVSKSHLDPETEAFVARLPVAERMSVGSSLKFCAVAEGRADVYPRFGPTMEWDTAAGDAILRAAGGVVLDPSGTPLRYNKSREKYRNGPFIVWGDPASATLS; encoded by the coding sequence ATGACCGATCACTGGACGACGCCGACTTTCTCGCCGACTGACCGCGCTGGACTTGCGCGGCTTTTCGGCGATCTCGTCGTGGGCGCCGGCGCGCTGGCGATGGAGGTGCTGGCGCGCCCCAATGTCGAGTCTCGCCTCAAGGACGACAAATCTCCTGTGACTGAAGCGGACGAGCGGGTCGAGGACTATCTGCTGGCCGCGCTCGCCCGCGATCTTCCCGGCGTGCCGATCATCGCCGAGGAAGCTGCGGCGCGCGGCGAGACCGCGCCGCACGGCGAGGCCTTCCTGCTCATCGACCCAATCGACGGCACGCGCGAGTTCCTTGCGCGCAGCCCGGAATTCACCGTCAATCTCGCGCTCGTCGTCGACGGCGCGCCCGTGGCCGGGGCCATCTCCGCGCCAGCCGGGTCGAAAGTGTGGTTCGGCGGCGTCGACAGCTTTATGGCCGACGCCGCGCCCGGCGGCGCCCTGCCGGCGTCGCAGGATTGGCGGCGCCTGCATACGCGCAAGGCTCCAGCGCAGGGAATGACCGCGCTCGTCTCAAAGTCCCATCTCGATCCGGAAACGGAAGCCTTTGTCGCCCGCCTTCCAGTTGCAGAGCGCATGTCTGTCGGCTCGTCCTTGAAGTTCTGCGCAGTGGCGGAGGGAAGAGCGGATGTCTATCCCCGCTTCGGGCCGACCATGGAATGGGACACGGCCGCCGGCGACGCCATTTTACGCGCCGCCGGCGGCGTGGTGCTCGATCCCTCGGGTACCCCGCTGCGATACAACAAGTCGCGCGAAAAATATCGCAACGGCCCCTTCATCGTCTGGGGCGACCCCGCATCCGCAACGCTTTCTTAA
- a CDS encoding chemotaxis protein CheW codes for MTFDVADFSYSRERATPAVAQSRHFVIRVRGQTVGLPVEHVKTVFYIDNLTPVPLAPREVAGLTNLRGRIVTALYLDRCLWLDEAIDRSNGLAVGIEHDGEEYALLVEATEDVVATSETDLIACPAHIDPRLAEMVAGCYRLNDGFLSVLDVEALLRRVAKLSETPRRRDGRQGNSNKSNAGAS; via the coding sequence ATGACCTTCGACGTCGCGGACTTCAGCTACAGCCGCGAGCGCGCCACGCCCGCCGTGGCGCAAAGCCGTCATTTCGTGATCAGGGTGCGCGGCCAGACCGTGGGCCTCCCGGTCGAACACGTAAAGACGGTTTTCTACATCGATAATCTCACGCCTGTGCCGCTTGCGCCGCGCGAGGTCGCCGGGCTGACGAATTTGCGCGGCCGTATCGTGACGGCCCTTTATCTCGATCGCTGTCTGTGGCTCGACGAAGCAATTGACCGCTCCAACGGCCTCGCTGTCGGGATCGAGCATGATGGCGAGGAATATGCGCTGCTCGTCGAGGCGACGGAAGACGTCGTCGCGACGAGTGAAACCGATCTTATCGCCTGCCCGGCGCATATCGATCCGCGTCTCGCGGAGATGGTGGCAGGCTGCTATCGCTTGAACGACGGCTTTCTGTCTGTCCTCGACGTCGAAGCTTTGCTGCGGCGTGTCGCAAAATTGAGCGAGACGCCGCGTCGGCGCGATGGAAGACAAGGCAATTCCAATAAGTCAAATGCAGGAGCAAGCTGA